The DNA segment ACTATTGACTCAATCTTTTCATCATTAAAATTAGTATCAATCTCCTGAGTAGGTTCTTCTTCTTGATTCAAACTCGGTAAAATATTTGCTAAACCAGGTATTTCTAATGAATCTTGTTCGACTTTAGGTGTAATTTCTCTAACTTTTTCATTTAACCATTTATATAATGATTTCTTTAAATCTTTAGCATATTTCGGATTCTTTTTATATAGACCAGGTTCCCAATCATCATGTGTAGGTGGCTCCATTTTTCGAACTACTTCATTAAGATTCTTCCCCTCCACTATTAACGATCCTGCAAAAGTAATTGGTGTTCTAAAATGGCCTTTCTCATAAATTTTCATCCCTGTGCCTCTAATAAAAGAGACCCGGTTATTAAAATCTCCCCCGGATAACAAAAATAGTTTCATAGTTTCAATCTGACCGTCTTCCGTAGGATAATCAAAAAGCTTAATTGTGGCTTCTTGAGAAGTTAATGTTAAATAAAACTCTAAACAACTACTCTTTGGATTAAACTCTTTAATTTGTTCCACTACTTTCTCCAGAGTTTCTTTATTGATAATAGTTTTTTCAACAAGTACCTCAAGAGAACCATTAATAATTGCCCACATATAGTTGGAAACAGTTTCCTCTATAACAGTATTCATCCAGTTATTATTACCTTCAAACCCAAGAATAAATTTATCAGTACCATAATCACCACTCTCTCTTGTAAAAAAAGGATGTAACCCAGAGAGGTCAGTTAACGGACGAAATCCACCTTTAATGCCATAAAAACCAGTTCCTTGTGTAGGGTACTCCTCCCCGCGATCAAAGCTTGCAATTTTAATAACTCCTTGAAAACCTTTATTATTTTCACTTTCGCTATTAAGAGTCGCATATAACATTGTACGAAAAATGGATGCTGCAAAAGGAGCATGTTTTCCAATACCATAAGATCCATTAGATGTTCCTGTTTTAGCAGTATCGCCTGTAGTTTTTGTAAGTCTATGAAAATGGCTATTTTTGGTTTTACCTACTTTAGTTAAACCTGTAGTATTATAATCACGAATTGCTAATACTGAAATTGTCTCTTTTTGAAGAGCTTTATATCCCTTTTTAAAAAAGTCATATGTTTCATTCGAGACTCCTTCATAGGATTTAGTAGCTAATTCAAAAATTTTATTCAATCCATCAATTCCTGGTATTTCTTGCTTATATAAGTGTTTGTTGACGAACTTAACTATTGCAGGCTTCTCCACACTCACCCTAGCATCTAACGAATCCTGAATAACTTCTCTTGTTAAGGACTTAATAGGATTTGCTTGAAAATAGGAAATTCCAGAATCATTTAAACCATCTTCTTTTCCTCCATTGGTTGAAGGAAATTCCCACCCAATTTGGTCCATTGTCATATCTCCTTACTTTTTAAATTTAAATTCTAGATTTCTTTCTGTACTCTCTTCAGCAAATTTGTTTTTAAGTACCTTTAGCTCATATTCCAGAGAATCAATGATTTGTTTCACATGCTTATCAGTGTAATCATAATTATTTTTATTTGCTAAGTTACCAATCAATTGAATTTTCTTTAATGTATCACTTACTCTTTTCTCAGCAATTCTTTCAAATTTTAAAAGTTTCTCTTGATTTTCAGTCATGCTATCAAACTCCTTTTTCTTGTTAATTCCAATCTAACAATTATTTACAAAAAATACAATAATATATAAATATTTTTAAAATATTTATATATATTTGATATATAGTTAAAACAAGTCACAATAAATCGCGTTAACAGATAAACTTCTCAGTGGTTTATAATGATTAAACCTATTAGTTAAATTAAAAAAGTTGTAATTATAAGGTATTTAACTATAAAAAAAAAGAGTCCAAAAAATAATTTGGACTCTCTCTCCTTACTTTATAATTATGTTTAAATAACCGGACTAGTTTAAGATTTTTTTTGCAGGTTGTATTATATCAATAATTTTATTTTCTACTACTATCCCAAGTGACTCTAGCAAACTTTCAGCCACAAATCTTGCCATTAATGGAGGTACTGCATTACCTACCTGCTGATACTGAGAATCCTTTGGACCTAAGAATTTATAATTATCTTGGAACGATTGTAATCTTGCTGCTTCTCTTATACTGATAGCCCTATCAATAGTAGGGTGGATCCACATTGACTTTCTAACATTGAGAACTGTATCTGAAGGTTCATTATAATCAAGTCTCTTATAAATAGTATTCTGTGTTCTACTGTGATCACTATATGTTGTCTTTAAAGAGTCCTTTAAATTATGAAAGTTTTGGCCAGCTGTTAAAGCTTCAAATCTTTGTTGTGCAATTTCTCTTGAGTCTGTTCTTACATGATTATAGATTAGATTATTTTCATTATTATTCAAGTACATATTTAATGGGCTATCACTAAGAGGCTTGGTGTCTCCCCTATATATTTCATCATCCTTTACATCTGTACTTGGTAGCAACTTTTCAAGATCCTTAATTGCATCGTGAATTTTATAATATTCTTTTCTTTTGTTATTCTTAAAGATTGCTTCCGGTATTTTTACTGGCTCGCCTTCTCGAATTTCTTCTAAAACTCCAATTAAGATAAGCCTTCTTCTCTCCTGGGGGACACCGAACATGGCAGAATTAAAGATATAATTTTCTTCATTAAATTTATAACCCAAACTAGAGATTTTAGCCTTTATATAGCTAAAAACATTATATGATTTAATATGGATTACAAAACTGTCTCCACTAATATCGATATCGGTAAACAATTTAATTTTGTTCTGAATTATTTCAGAAATTTTGTTGATTACTTTTTGTGTTTCTATAATTTCCTCAAGTATATCTGAGAATTCTTTAACACAAATTTCTTCATCTTCAAGTATTTTTTTTAAGTTTTCTCCTAAGAGATTCCAAGAAGTTTTATAAGATTCCTCCCAAAACTTATCATGGATTCCCTTCCATTTACTGTTTACAATTTTTGAAAAATACTTCTTATTATTTTGTTTATTTAAGAAGTTTTTCAATTCACTCACTGTCTGATTCTTTGCATGCCTTAACAGAGAATTCAGTTTCGAGAATACATCCTTATCTATTATATATTTAGATAAGCTATCGCCGTTATTATATTTATTCATTAAAAAGCATCTAAGGCTTTCAAAATTATTTGTCACATTACCAATCTTAATGATTTCGCCATCCGGCTCTAATCCTAATTCAGCTAGTTCTTTTTCATCATCTTTACTTATAAAAAATTTATGCTTTTCCGATTCCAACGTTCTTACATTTTCCATTATAAACGCTTTTGGTTTTATTTCCTCTATTGCTCGAAGATACTCTTTTACAAGCTGGTTATTTGAAGATATAAGTGTATTCTTTTGTCTATTTGCATTTGAAAAACCCTGGCAGGGCGGTCCGCCAATGATAACATCTATGTCTTGATATTCATCTTTTAGAATACTGTCTTCATCTTTATAGACTAATTTTGTAATATCTTTATGGAATAATTCCTCATTTAAATACGGATGGTTTTCTAAATATGTTTTTCTAGCATTCTCATTAATCTCCACTGCAATTTTAACTTGAAATTGATTTGTTTGTTCAAATCCATTGCTGAGACCACCGGCACCTGCAAAAAGATCCATTACTTGTAGTTTTCCATCTTTCAATACCTTCACCCCTACAAGAAGATGTCTTCTTGAATTTATTAAAAAACCTTTCAGAAATCAAAAAGGATTCTTCAATTCCTATTTTAATACAAACGTATGTTCTGTTCAAATTTAAAGCCAATAACCTATCAATTATATCATCAAAATTTCATAGAGGTAATACTACATTTTTTAACACAATATAAATGGAAACACCCTCAGTCTCAAGAACCAAGACCAAGGGTATTGTTAAATTCACTAAATAAGATTACTCAATTCCTTCGAGCAGCTTTCCTTAAATTGTACCCAACACGCCTCTTGCTTTGCCCACTGAGTTACGTTTCTTTCACCAGCAGAATCCTTAAGGAATGCTAGTGCTTTATCAGCAATGATTCGGATGACTTCGTCCCATTTATCAGATAAAGCTTGAGCTTCCCAAATCCCTACTAAATCTATTTTATTCCCATATAAGTGGTTAAGCATGGCAACTGTATAGTAATTAACGTTGGCTTTATAACCTTTTAATTTCATCTCATCTACTAATTCCTTAACGCGTTTATTTATTATAGATCTTGCTATCAATTTTTGGTAAACAGACAATGTCAGCTTTTCTTGACTGTTTCCTTCTGTTTTCCAAAAGCTCTTGTTTAAATCCATAAACTTATTAAAAGCTTCCTCGCCACCCTTACTGGAAACATGCGGATATCCTTCCCAAGACATAAAATGCTTGGCAATATCTATTTTCGCTAACACTTTATCTTTTGGATACTGCTTTTTAAACTCGGTCTGTTCTTTACCTCTTTTTCTCCTATTAATATCCACCATGTATTGACCACGTGCACGCTCAAAATACCATTTGCTTTCAGGTTTGCGTCCATCAAAAACTGGAATCCAAATATTACGGGAGAATTTCTCTAAATCAGACATAAATCTCGTATTTGCAAGTAAATCAGACTTATTAATCTTATTTTGCGTATTAGCATATTGTGAGATACGAGATACCATTTCATCTTCTAGTAAATGCTGATCAGTTGTTGTAAATTCATTTACCTGAAGAATAGTCAGCTTTGCTTGTACATAGACATCCTTCAAGCTTATTCCTTCCTTATATGCCTGATGGATTGATGCAGTAGTCTGTCCACCGTTAACAATTTGCCACCCGCTCAGTCCTTTAAATCTATACAGGTTAGCTTTATCCTCTACTTTTTCAATCTCTGCAGCACGTGCAACGGTTGAAATCCCGTTATTATAGGCTACAAACATTTTACGTTGAAAAGGATCTTTTAATGTATCACGTATACCTTTGTTTGTTCCGCCTCTAGCTTGCAGAAAGGATCTAACATTTCGTTCAACAAGCTTTTGACCCCATTCATCATAGGCCTTTGCGAGCAGCTCTGCTGAAATATAACCTACATAGCAGTCAAAGTTTTTTACGCCATTTAAAGGATCTGGGACAAGCATCATATCAAATGTTTCATTATAATCTTTTTCTAAATTGATGTAATCTGTTTCAATACCTTGCTCTGCAGTAATAAGTTGTTGAACCCGATCAATATCCCAAACTTGAATATTGACTGTCTCCACTCCTGGAATTGATACATCAATAGGTTTATTTGACGTGTAGTACATATTTGTTATAACAAAAATATTGACCTCACTAATTGAGTCCATACTTTCAGAAATTAATTTAGCTAGATCATAGGATTGTAATGAATGGTCAATTGTTTGAAGCAACGCCTGAGCATTTGTAATAAACCTTTTCACTTTATTCGCAATATCGGTAACCGCAGTCATGCTAATATTGAGCAGATCTTCTTCATTTTGCTCAAAATTATAGTCTACGACGTATAAATCTAATGCATTATTATCTTCATCAAAAGAATAGGCATTAACTTGAATATTTTTACCTGTATCTAAATATGGCGGAATAAGTATTTCTGGTTCATCTGGACGATCCATAAAAGACAGCATTTTCTCTAAAAACGAAATTTGATAACTACCTGTTTTAATCGCCTTTTCTTCCAATTCTTCAATGAAATCTACAAGAAATTCTTTTCTTTGTTTTGTTTCAATCATGATTCCCATCCACTCTAAAATATTGATATATTTCCTCTGAATCTCTTTCAAAATCCGAACAATGTGTAAGGTCTATATTATAAGTAACATGTGAAATCCCTTTTGGTAAATTCTCTTTTATTAATCTCGGGAAGTTCTCACCTGCTTCATAGACCTCTACCTTTTCAACAAAATAATAAGTATCAGCATATTCCTCTTCCCTAAATCCTAGATCCGTTAATAGATCATTAAAAATAAGAGCTATTCTCTCGGACCTGGAAGCTATCTTTTCTCTCACTTTTACTACTAAATCTTGAAGAGAAGTCCCGTGGGTTTTACTTTGCTCTAAATAACATACATACAAGTAAATAGAAGAAACAGCTTCACTTAATTTCAATTGGTTCTCATTAGATATCTTAATAGATTTAGTTAATTTTTCATTTACTGTTTTTATCTCTAAACCGCATTTACTGCCTTTAAAATCTATCCTTCCTTTGGTAGGGCCTTCCCACTGTTCCACAACAAGTGGTGGCTGACCAGGGAACTTATCCAGCCATTCGTTAATAAACCATAGTTCGCCAAATAAGCCTCTTTGCTGTTCCTCTGACAAGTTTCTAAAGCCGCCCCGCTGAAAAAAAGCCCTCCATCTATCAAGCACACTATATGTTGTTGAAAATATGGAATCTTTTTGGTTTATTATTAAATGATCTACAAGATTTTGTAGAACAGCCTCAAAAATTTCATTACTCTGCTCATCTTCCTGTTTAATAACAAGAAAATAATGACCATCCAGCAAGAAAAGTTTTTTGAAAAACTCTTGCTTAATAGATAGTCCCCGCCATTTGGGGAGGGACAATAATTGTTCCTCCTCCCATGGGTTTTCTCCTAAGTCTATATACAGCTGCCTATGATAATTTCCTGCATCTATCCCGGCAAACAAAACAGGATCTTCATAATTTAAAACTTTAAGCTTATAAAACTCGTCGTCAGATTGCTGTTTAAGCTCACTAATCATCTCTTCAAACTCTATTTTTAGGTTTATCACATCTTTTTCTCCTTTAAATAAAGTTACTAAACCGTTTTGTTGGTCTGATAGATTACTGTCTCATCAATTGTAGTTTCAGGGAAGGAGAAAGCAATACCAATTGGAACAAGTCTATCAGAAAATTGTACAGGCAAACTATTAAAGACAGTAACATTGGGATTTAACGGATAAATTAATAATAACCCCTTTTCCTTAGGTCGCACTCTGCGTTTCTCGTCTCTGTCTTTTATGTCCTTTATCTTTTCAGGATCTATATCAATATACTCCTGGTTAGGTGCAACAATTGCTTTTATATCAAGTGTGGTTGCGTTACTAGTTGGAGATGGTACCCTAACACCACGGACTACAGCAGAATTTAGGGATAGTTCACCTATATTAACAGGGTATTGACCCACACCAGTCCTATCAGCTGGATCTCCTTCTACAAACGCAACAGTCCAACTTGTCAGCTCACCTTGTTTATTCACAAGGTCAATATAATTCAAGATTTTAAGAGAGTCGACTTTTTCTACTCTAGAACTTGTCTTATATTCCGCTAAATATTCCTTCACAAGTGTGGAATCAACGTTATCTGAAACATAGTAATTAGTTTTTCCTTTACCAAAATTCCTTTTAACCAATGGAAGTTTACCAACCAGTTTTTCAGTTGCAGCCATATTATTTTTATAAAACTGTTCATCTGTATCCAACATTCTTGTCTGTTGTAAAGTTCCCCCGTAAATGACAGTAGACGAAACAGCATTCCTCATTTTTAACGGGCTAGTTAATGTCATAGAGGGATGGCTTAGCATTTTTACAGCATACTCAGATGGTGTTTTACCCAATTTCGCAAGTCTGTCGAATTCCTTCCGTAGTTCAATCATCGCTATAGCAAGATGTTCAAAATTCGAAGCAATGTCCTCAGAAGTATAAATTCTGCATAAATCCATATATCCTTTTCTATAGCCAAACCATCGGCCCATTTGCATTAATGTATCGTACATTAGAGTATTTCTGAAATAATAGGTGATACTCAAGCCTTCTAAAGTTAGACCCCTAGATAGTTTATCTCCACCAACGGCTATTACATTTAGCCCATCTTCTTTATATTGATGATAATCTAAAGCATCCTTACTGTTTCCATTGATTTCAAAAACCCTGATTTTATCAGCAATAATCTTCAATTCCTCATAAACTGCTTCCCAGCTAATATCTGGAAGATCTTCAGGCCATTCCTTTGTAGTAGGAAGAAAATCCAATTCATAGAGTGCTTTTGCCTCTAATATTACATTGCTTTTTACATTATATTGAAGCTGCTGTGAGATCATTTCAAATGTTCTTGCTACCTCATCTTTTACATTGGATTGAACATCCTTGAAACGAGAAGTATGAATAAGCATTGAATTATGCTTGTTCCGTTGTTCCCTTAAATTTCTAATGGCAATTGTCAGCATAAATGCCAATATCGCTTCTCTCATTTGAGGGGGGACTTCCTCAAATTTATCTGCATCGGTCTTTTTCTTAATTGTAGTAAATACTTCAGTGTCTTCCTCTTTTAAAGGTCTGATTAAGCTTGGTCTCATATCTTCAGGATCTTCATCTACATTAAAAAATTCCTCTGGACCGCAATAATCCTTCGGCTTAGGCAATCCCACTAAAAAATCCTTTGGATACAAGTCCTGTCCTTCATCGTCTGTTTTTGCTTCCTTACTTATTAAAAGGTTTGCAAAAGGAGTTGCCGTATACCCTACATAGGCTTTTCTATTAAATACCTCAAGTATTTGTCGAATCAATTTATTAATCGTTTTAGGATCTTCACTTTTATTGGGATCTGATGTATCGACAGATGCCTGATCTGCCTCATCATCAACAATTAGAACTGGAATATCCAGATGATATAGATCCCGATGATTAATTAACTGGTCACGAAGTGATTCCAAAACCGTTTTATTTTTCTTTACGACCATTAGTGTTGGCGAATTTAGATTACTTGTACCGCCGTGCCCTGAGCTTATATCTCTTTCTTCAGTTGTCCAAGATGAAATAATATGATCCGGAGTGTTAGCATAGACCTGTGCCACACCCATTGCCTTTCCTTCTTTATCAGTGCGGTTCCCTATAACCTCTTCATTTAACCTGATTTGAGTTTGAGCTCTTAAGTCATTATGAATACCTGATAATACAATAATTAATTTATAACCTACGTCGAAAGCTTTATTTATTAAACCAGTAAAATTGGCTGTTTTACCAGATTGAACGTAACCCAATACTAGACCGCGCTTATCAAATGGCGTAATAGATTTTGGATTTCCTAATGCCTTAAGTATTTCATTCGTGGTATCATCAATTGCTTCAACTGACTCTGATGGCCAGTTTTTTATATTTGATAAATATTGGCGGTATCTTGTCCAAAAGAAGGTTCCAGAGACCAGCTGAGGTTTGAACCATTTATCTTCATTTTCAATACCGATTACACTTGGAGGTTTAGGTATATCTACTCCAATTTTATATTTCATGAACATCTCTAGGGACCACTTTTTAAATGTCTTATCATCTATGTTAAAGAAGCCGGAAACAGCCATTTTTGCCATAATTAGCGCTTTTTCAGCTGCCTCTTGCTGATTTTTAGAAATTGGTTTAAACATATAGTAGTTAGTAGAAAACGATTGTTCAAATAGACCTTTTTTATCCATTTCAGTCAATTAAATCTGCCTCCGTTACTATCTTTTTAATGGTAACTCTATTTAAGCCATCAACAGCAGGCTGGGTAATCAATAAATTAAGTAGTTGTTCTGTGTCATTAGCAACATTTAGACTTAACATGGTTGATGCAAGTTGAATAACTAATTCCTTTTGAGCCTTCGATACATCTTGAATCTCTTCTTCAGGAACTTTCGGTGAATCTATAATGTTACTTGGGGAACCAAGTTGAACCAATCTCAAATACAAATTTAATAGCTTGGCTGAATCATCATCAATTTTATTTAACAGTTCTCCCAAAATTGGATGATTTCTATTTAAAATAAACTGCGGTCCATCTTCTCTACCTGACTGTTCCCAAGTATTTAGACTTCCTTTAAAAGTTTGTCCAGGGTTATGAGATTGCGTCCTAAAGTAAAATATCTCCTTGGATACTTTCCTAGCTATACCTGAAATTGCTTCTAGTCTTCTTTTGGCATCTTCAGGTAAATTAATTCCTGACTTTTTAATATCGACTTGCCAATCAGAATCCGCTGCATTCGGAAGATCAATTCTAACTCTAGCAAGCTGGGAGGCTGCGTCTTTTGGAAATAACCCCATCCAATCTCCAAAGTATAGTAACCTGTTTTCCCTATATATATATAATCCCTGATGGTCTCTCCATCCTTTATAGCCACCAGCTTTATTATATTCCGGTTCAGTTAAGTGGGAGGCATGGGGAAGAATGAAATATTGAACCCTTATTCTATTATCGTTAATTCTGAGTACTTGCATTTCCCCTTCGATTGTATGCTCGTGATATCTCATGAAGGGATCCCAGGGAACAATTACCTTTCCGTTAATAATCATAGAAATATCATTATTTTCTATAATGGAATGAAAAACAAACTCCAAATGTTTGTTAACACGGGAAACCTTATTGAAAAAACTTGTTTCCTTTAAAGTCCGTTTGCCTCCATATCCCATAAACCGATCAAGTTTATCTATGCAGACAATAGTGCCACTCTCACCTTCAATTAAACCTATCTTTGATTTTACCTCATCTGGAATAGATGTAAATAACTGCCACTCATTACATTCCGAAACATGGTCTAAGTCCCAGCATCTTTCATAATAAATTCCGTCCCTTTTTGTAAGTACGCTTAACCGCTTACCTAATGAGAAAGAAGCTGTTTTTAAGCCCATACCAAATCGCCCTAGTTCACTCGTCTCTCTTTTCGCCCTAGGGTCTTTGGAACCGATATTCATTGCAATCTGAAGCATTTCTTCATTCATACCAGTTCCATTGTCAGAAATTGTGATCATTGCATTTGATTCATCATAATCAAAGTTAATTTTAATAACGGATGCTTTCGCATCAAGGCTATTGTCTACTAAATCAGCAATTGCGGTGTTAGTATTGTAACCTATTGATCTTAACGCTTGAATCACTGGTGCTGCAGAAGGTTCCGTAATAACCACATTCATGTTAGAAGACTCCGTTTCGTATAAATTACTTAATATTAGTATATCAAATTTATAGATTTGGAAAAGAAATGGTTGTGATTTACCGGAATTTTACTGAGCATCAGTTCTTTTATAAAAACTATGCCATTGTTATATAACTCCGGTTTCCCTCTGAATATTGCCAATACTTCTATTAGAAATAAAACAAAGGAGAGGTCCTCATAATAGATGAGAACCTCCCCTTTATATTACCCTGAAACATATTCAGCCGGTTACAGGTACCCTTTTGGGTTTTGATGACAGTCACTTTTTAAATTGGTCGCTTGTCATCCACTACAAATGTATATGAATGCTTCTTGTTTTACCAAAGAAGTGTGGATTCCAATTTCCAAACATAGCTCATTAACTAACACTTATTTACTTTTCACTTTTATGCTAACTTTATTACCTCTTCAAAAAGGATAAAAATTCTTTCAATAAGAAAGTTCTTTAGAAGTTATTAAGCACCCTATCTAAAAACTTCCCTGCAGCGAATCTAAATGAATAAAAACTTCTTATATACGGGCAAATTACTGTAAAAAGATTGAAAGGAGTGTGTGAAAAGATGAAGAAGTCTGGTTGGATTATTATTTTATTATTCCTTTTGCTAACTGCAGGTTGTACCACTACACACAAGGCTGAGAAAAATAGAAACGATGAGGCAAAGTCTGAAGTAAAAAAAGCAGACAAGGGCGAGGACAGTAAGCAAGGCGCCACTGAAAATAAAACGAAGGAGCAATTGTCTAACACTAACTATCATTCCTATCAGCATTTGGATTATAAAAGGAAGATTGCACCGAGGTTTGCACCTAATGAGTTGGCCAAGCCCCCTGCAGGAAATTGGGCAACGCATGGCGGAGATATCCATAATAGCATGTACTCACCCCTTAACCAAATCACTGCCTCAAATGTTAAGAACTTAAAAGTAGAATGGGTTACCAGCCTAGGTTCAGGTTTTGAGTTTAAATATTCTGGTGAGGCGACCCCACTTGTCTATGATGGAGTCATGTTCACCATCACGGGGGCGAATCAAGTCCAGGCCCTCGATGCAAAAACTGGTAAAATGATTTGGGAATATAGACCCAATCTCATGAATGGGCTGAATACCGTCTGCTGCGGGTGGACAAGTCGTGGTGTAGCGTTAGGAGACGGGAAAGTCTTTGTCGGATTATTAGATGCCAGGCTAGTTGCTTTAGATCAAAAAACCGGTAAGGTAGTATGGGAAACCAGAGTGGATAATTGGGAAAAAGGTTTTACCATTACCAGTGCCCCACTCTATTATGATGGAAAAGTCTACACAGGAATTGCCGGCGGCGAGTATGGTATTAGAGGATATGTAGCCGCTTATGACTCTGAACTTGGCAGACAAATTTGGAGAACCTATACACTGCCAGCACCAGGTGCTAAAGGAAGTGAAACCTGGCCAAAGGGCAGCAGAAATTGGCTTACAGGCGGAGCGCCAGTTTGGCAGACTCCGGCCATTGACCCAGAACTTGGATTCATTTATTTCTCAACCGGGAATACATCGCCAGACCTGGATGGCAGCAAGAGGGAAGGAGATAATTTATTCGCCAACTCAATTCTTGCACTTGATGCCAATACAGGAGAATACAAATGGCACTTCCAAGAAGTACATCATGATATTTGGGATTTGGATCCGGCCAATCCTGTCGTTCTATATGATGTGAAAATGAATGGCCAAATGAGAAAAGGAATTGCCCAAGCTGGGAAAACAGGATGGCTTTATCTTTTGGATCGAACAAACGGCAAGCCGCTCATTGGCATTGAGGAAAAGCCAGTACCACAAAATACAAACCAAAAAACTTCTCCAACACAGCCCGTTCCTATTGGAGATGCATTTGTACCACAAAAGGTTACCGAGGAAGATGTTAAACGAGATTTACCAAAAGATTTTAAGGGGACAATTGGAAGTATATTTA comes from the Neobacillus sp. PS2-9 genome and includes:
- a CDS encoding DNA cytosine methyltransferase, which codes for MKDGKLQVMDLFAGAGGLSNGFEQTNQFQVKIAVEINENARKTYLENHPYLNEELFHKDITKLVYKDEDSILKDEYQDIDVIIGGPPCQGFSNANRQKNTLISSNNQLVKEYLRAIEEIKPKAFIMENVRTLESEKHKFFISKDDEKELAELGLEPDGEIIKIGNVTNNFESLRCFLMNKYNNGDSLSKYIIDKDVFSKLNSLLRHAKNQTVSELKNFLNKQNNKKYFSKIVNSKWKGIHDKFWEESYKTSWNLLGENLKKILEDEEICVKEFSDILEEIIETQKVINKISEIIQNKIKLFTDIDISGDSFVIHIKSYNVFSYIKAKISSLGYKFNEENYIFNSAMFGVPQERRRLILIGVLEEIREGEPVKIPEAIFKNNKRKEYYKIHDAIKDLEKLLPSTDVKDDEIYRGDTKPLSDSPLNMYLNNNENNLIYNHVRTDSREIAQQRFEALTAGQNFHNLKDSLKTTYSDHSRTQNTIYKRLDYNEPSDTVLNVRKSMWIHPTIDRAISIREAARLQSFQDNYKFLGPKDSQYQQVGNAVPPLMARFVAESLLESLGIVVENKIIDIIQPAKKILN
- a CDS encoding AIPR family protein, whose product is MIETKQRKEFLVDFIEELEEKAIKTGSYQISFLEKMLSFMDRPDEPEILIPPYLDTGKNIQVNAYSFDEDNNALDLYVVDYNFEQNEEDLLNISMTAVTDIANKVKRFITNAQALLQTIDHSLQSYDLAKLISESMDSISEVNIFVITNMYYTSNKPIDVSIPGVETVNIQVWDIDRVQQLITAEQGIETDYINLEKDYNETFDMMLVPDPLNGVKNFDCYVGYISAELLAKAYDEWGQKLVERNVRSFLQARGGTNKGIRDTLKDPFQRKMFVAYNNGISTVARAAEIEKVEDKANLYRFKGLSGWQIVNGGQTTASIHQAYKEGISLKDVYVQAKLTILQVNEFTTTDQHLLEDEMVSRISQYANTQNKINKSDLLANTRFMSDLEKFSRNIWIPVFDGRKPESKWYFERARGQYMVDINRRKRGKEQTEFKKQYPKDKVLAKIDIAKHFMSWEGYPHVSSKGGEEAFNKFMDLNKSFWKTEGNSQEKLTLSVYQKLIARSIINKRVKELVDEMKLKGYKANVNYYTVAMLNHLYGNKIDLVGIWEAQALSDKWDEVIRIIADKALAFLKDSAGERNVTQWAKQEACWVQFKESCSKELSNLI
- a CDS encoding PD-(D/E)XK motif protein, producing MINLKIEFEEMISELKQQSDDEFYKLKVLNYEDPVLFAGIDAGNYHRQLYIDLGENPWEEEQLLSLPKWRGLSIKQEFFKKLFLLDGHYFLVIKQEDEQSNEIFEAVLQNLVDHLIINQKDSIFSTTYSVLDRWRAFFQRGGFRNLSEEQQRGLFGELWFINEWLDKFPGQPPLVVEQWEGPTKGRIDFKGSKCGLEIKTVNEKLTKSIKISNENQLKLSEAVSSIYLYVCYLEQSKTHGTSLQDLVVKVREKIASRSERIALIFNDLLTDLGFREEEYADTYYFVEKVEVYEAGENFPRLIKENLPKGISHVTYNIDLTHCSDFERDSEEIYQYFRVDGNHD
- a CDS encoding Z1 domain-containing protein, whose amino-acid sequence is MTEMDKKGLFEQSFSTNYYMFKPISKNQQEAAEKALIMAKMAVSGFFNIDDKTFKKWSLEMFMKYKIGVDIPKPPSVIGIENEDKWFKPQLVSGTFFWTRYRQYLSNIKNWPSESVEAIDDTTNEILKALGNPKSITPFDKRGLVLGYVQSGKTANFTGLINKAFDVGYKLIIVLSGIHNDLRAQTQIRLNEEVIGNRTDKEGKAMGVAQVYANTPDHIISSWTTEERDISSGHGGTSNLNSPTLMVVKKNKTVLESLRDQLINHRDLYHLDIPVLIVDDEADQASVDTSDPNKSEDPKTINKLIRQILEVFNRKAYVGYTATPFANLLISKEAKTDDEGQDLYPKDFLVGLPKPKDYCGPEEFFNVDEDPEDMRPSLIRPLKEEDTEVFTTIKKKTDADKFEEVPPQMREAILAFMLTIAIRNLREQRNKHNSMLIHTSRFKDVQSNVKDEVARTFEMISQQLQYNVKSNVILEAKALYELDFLPTTKEWPEDLPDISWEAVYEELKIIADKIRVFEINGNSKDALDYHQYKEDGLNVIAVGGDKLSRGLTLEGLSITYYFRNTLMYDTLMQMGRWFGYRKGYMDLCRIYTSEDIASNFEHLAIAMIELRKEFDRLAKLGKTPSEYAVKMLSHPSMTLTSPLKMRNAVSSTVIYGGTLQQTRMLDTDEQFYKNNMAATEKLVGKLPLVKRNFGKGKTNYYVSDNVDSTLVKEYLAEYKTSSRVEKVDSLKILNYIDLVNKQGELTSWTVAFVEGDPADRTGVGQYPVNIGELSLNSAVVRGVRVPSPTSNATTLDIKAIVAPNQEYIDIDPEKIKDIKDRDEKRRVRPKEKGLLLIYPLNPNVTVFNSLPVQFSDRLVPIGIAFSFPETTIDETVIYQTNKTV
- a CDS encoding ATP-binding protein is translated as MNVVITEPSAAPVIQALRSIGYNTNTAIADLVDNSLDAKASVIKINFDYDESNAMITISDNGTGMNEEMLQIAMNIGSKDPRAKRETSELGRFGMGLKTASFSLGKRLSVLTKRDGIYYERCWDLDHVSECNEWQLFTSIPDEVKSKIGLIEGESGTIVCIDKLDRFMGYGGKRTLKETSFFNKVSRVNKHLEFVFHSIIENNDISMIINGKVIVPWDPFMRYHEHTIEGEMQVLRINDNRIRVQYFILPHASHLTEPEYNKAGGYKGWRDHQGLYIYRENRLLYFGDWMGLFPKDAASQLARVRIDLPNAADSDWQVDIKKSGINLPEDAKRRLEAISGIARKVSKEIFYFRTQSHNPGQTFKGSLNTWEQSGREDGPQFILNRNHPILGELLNKIDDDSAKLLNLYLRLVQLGSPSNIIDSPKVPEEEIQDVSKAQKELVIQLASTMLSLNVANDTEQLLNLLITQPAVDGLNRVTIKKIVTEADLID